The nucleotide window aaacaactgtcgcgctgttgttaactcggctattatcgccagtaaagaagaagaagttcgacGGTTGTTATGTTGAGAACACCTGTGGCTCGAAAATCTTCAAAATGCCGACGTTGtaagttttatgtacatatgtatatcctagATTCAATTCAAgctacatatattcatatatttttggcatCCCTACTCAGCCTCatagaataaatatttaaataaatgcggCAGAGACATAAAATTTACATCGGGAGGGTACAAAATGGCCTAATATTTAGAACGTGTGGTAAATTTGAACAATAGGGGTGACATCGCCCACATTTGAATGAAAACCCATATATCGGGACCTACTTCactgatttcaaccaaattacttccatctgattctttcaacTTCCAACCAATTTATCCAGATAACACCAATTATTCTTTTGATGTTGCCACTTATGAGTAAAATCTTTCTAAAGCgaactaaaattattgaaactctCAGTTATCAAATGCccgtatgtcaaaaatgggttgattcattttttatttgaattttcgaaTATGCAACTGAATTtatatcacatatacatatatgtatgtcggcAAATATGTAAGATGTCTTAGCATGTGAAATCGGTTCAAAAATTACCAAACTCCCATATGCAGTGAAACTTCGATAACTCGTATTTGCAAGGGACCACAATTTAAATACGAGTTATGGAGTTTTTCAAGTTATCAAGTTATACAACTTATAGAGGCAACATACAGAATATACGAATTatagagtttttttatttattttttcaattttacataaaaaacaagaaatgattgtacatatttaaattttaaaatataaagtacatatgttattcaatcaatatatgtatgtatgtatgtattttgaaaaattgtacaaaaaaattaagaaaagtgttcattttaaaagaaatctGTAATATGTTTTTGACGGACATTATTTTGGCGTATTTTATCTATGGCATTATCAATGTTTACAATGTCATTAAAAATAGTGTCTTCAACATTTGATGTCGTGAAAAAAAGAcgcaaattttcaattgaagctTTCGCAACCTTTGTGGAAACTGAGGGAATTTCAAGTGTTTCACCGTTTTCATCGTCGATGTTTTCGAAACCCAGAATTTCATCATCATTGAGGCTTCCAGTAATCACCAACTCATCATCAACATGAATGTAGTCATCAAAGTTTACACGTGTTTCTGCATTTTGTGGAACACGAGCCCACTCTGCTATGTGAAGTACATCTTCGCTGATTACGACTACATTTTGATCCTTAACAAAACTGCAAGCccgaaaacagtttttaatagtCGATTTACTGATATTTGTCCAGGCTTTATGAGCAATATTCATTGCATCATAAATCGAAATGGAATAATCCTTTTTTTCCTCGATGCTTTCAAGCAGTTTAACAACAACTTCTTTACGGTACAATGTTTTGAAACTTTTGATTATGCCTTTGTCGAGTGGTTGCAAAACTGAAGTGGTGTTAGGTGGGAGAAATTCAGTCTGCACATTGCTCAAAGGTTCCATTGCAGTGTGGGCGGTGCaattatcaataaataataaaatctttctattttgttttatcaTTTGTTGGTTCACCAATTGTAGCCATTCAAGAAATAAATTACGTGTCAACCAATCCTTTGAATTTGCACGATAAAGCATAGGGAACGTCTTGATGTTTTTAAAGTATCTGGGTTTCATGGATTTACCAATCATTAATGGTTTAAATTTTTCTGACCCATCCATATTTGCAGCAAGCAACAGAGTAAGACGATCCTTGCTCAATTTGCCACCATGACAACTTTGGCCTTTTAAAGACAAAGTGCGATCAGGAAGACACTTGTAAAAAAGACCCGTTTCATCCGCGTTGAAAATATTCTTGGGCTCATAATTCTCTATTAACTTTTGAATGTTTTCTCTTCATTGAACGCACATTTCATCATCAACGGTCGCGCTTTCACCGCAAACTTTTTTGAAACTTACATTATTTCTCTTCTTGAAATTGTCCAACCAGCCATTACTTGTGTTGAATTGTGTTAAGCCCAATTTTGCGGCGTACAcctttgctttttcttttagtaAATGTCCTCCAACTGGAATAGTATTAGATTCTCGGCATTGCAAAAACCAAGTGAGTACTCTCTTTTCTAATTCGGGGTATTCTGGTAATTTTTGGCGCTTACGTTTGGTGTTTGAGGGCAAACCCAAATACAgatcactttttttcaaaattgatgtGATAAAAGATGGCGCAATACCGAACCTTTTCGCAATTTCTACttgtttttcacaattttttacggcaagaataatttcattttttttttttaattggcaaTATTTTGCACTTTCGAGAACTTGACATCTTGCGTCCTAATTGATACTAATCTACGCTAGTTgtagaaaacaaagcaaaacttATGAATAAGCGTAACTGTAAAATAATAACGGTTAAAAAACGTACATGTTGTCGTCACATAtggttttttgtgaaaaaaatacgaGTTGTAGAGGCTTTTgatacacatttttcaatttttatccCAAGAAAAATACGAGTTATCAAAGGGACCGAAATACATGCATTTTTCGCGAATTTTTCTAGGGACCGaagaaataatatgaaatatcaAGGTTTTTCGCTTATCGAGGTTACGACTTATCGAAGTTTCACTGTAAGTATGTTCAATGCATATTCCCTAAAACCCGCGTATTCGCTGTATTTTAGCATTATCATATTAGAAagctatgttttttgaacttgGAATTAATTTGTCTTTTCATGGTCACTGAAGCTTAAGCGTCTTCTGAAGCTtcgtattgttgtttttaaattgcTTATCTCGCCAGTACATAAGTAGGCAAACAATCAAACGAAAGTCAATACATAGACGATAATATACAATCACGCGCATTTGTTGTTAACCATGTGACAGGGATGACGACGAGCTATTTTGTTGTGATTTCACCGTTCAAAAAGTGAACTCAACCGAAGCACGGTCTTGTGTTTGTTTCATTGTGGTCGGGTTTCCTGTTATTGTTGGGTTTTTGCAAAGCCTTGACGCATGGCATCAGCAGCTAGCAGAGGCAGAAAAACAGTTTGCAAGATGTGTGAATTTAAATAAACCCCCGGCTTGCGCAACCTAAGTACAGTCGGTGCTGGTCGCCAATAAGGCAACGTTTGCCAAATACGGTCGTATATTAATTACATATTGCACAAGAACTAGTGCACTAAACACATCCCTGTGCATTACTATTGCTAGTTGCAGATTGAGTCCTGTTTATAAACGCaaagttaaaataattataataaaaaataaataaagacaaTTAATAAATCGTCAATTATTTACAGTGAATAGTAAAGGAAGCAGTGCTTTCGTGAATACAAAATCAAGTAAATTATCAACCTCGTGTTAATGTGTAGTGTTTTCAAGGATCGTTTCCCCCAACCTTAAAAatagcaaactttttttttcaaatcaaaagtCGTTTGTAATATTTGCACCAATCGAAAATGCCGTTAACAACCTTAGgtaaagaggaagacctctccTTGGTTATTGATGAAGAACTCGCTTTACAACTGGCTGAAACGCAAGTCGATAAGGGAGATGTGCTGGCAAACCGCTTGGAGGATATTAGTGTGCATTTAAAGCAATTGAATCACCTCAATCAATATATGCAGATAACTGAAGAGTTGAATGAACACAAGAAAAATGATGCAGGTCCATCAACATCAAAAGGCTGTCCAATTACGCATATGCAACGCCCAattcgtttaaaaaatattgaaggcAAACCGGAAGTATATGACAAATTGCATTTGAAAGGACAAGAGGTGAATAGAACTGtgaaaatatcaaactttaaaATTGTAGTAGTGAAACTTTTACAAATATTCGGCAAAAGGTAAAAAAGTGGCTTAAGGCCCCCAAACAATATTAAACACTCTTTCGCAGCATGAGGCCGTATTTTTGTTGAAGAAAATTGAttagcataatttaattagaatttttggaaaaaaaataaaaaactttttttcctttttctttcaTAAAGAATTTATCATGCTCAAAAAGTACATGTATGAGCAGTGTTATGGGCTTCTACACAGCTTCACTAGAGCCACGACCTCAAGAGGAAGTGCTCGAACAAGCTAAGGACTTTCTAGAGCAATATTTCACATCAATGAAAAAGTAAGtacaaattgaataatttttacatacataactatatatggatacataaaaaaaaattttgtaacactTTCAAGCATCGATAAATTTTCGAAGTGTGTTGGTGACTTTAAGAGTTTATGACTAAATAATTTAGAGCAATAAACACTATACCATCAAGTTTGCAATATCAATTATATCTAtccacataaaatttttattattacaggGCATCTAGTCCGCGGCATGAGGCTCGCTGGAAGGAAGTCCAGAAAAGTATTGAAGCAACTGGCGAATATCAGTTGACCGAGGCTGAATTAATTTTTGGCGCGAAGGCGGCTTGGCGTAATGCTTCCCGTTGTATTGGTCGTATTCAATGGTCAAAATTAAAGGTAAAATGCAGCAACTATTTAGAGGACTATTTGTTTAGTAATCAGTAAATTACTACTAACCGTGATTAACTTGATAAACTTTACTGCCGAGAAACACacgtaaaataaatatactggTTGCTCTTAAcagatttaaaataaaaaataccaagAGAACTGtagttatttaaattaatcaaTATTTCAAGCTCAAGTTTTGTATTCGGCAGCTAACAAGTATCTCTTCTCTTTCCAACATTAAATTAATCAAATAgagcaaatattttgaatatttatagcAAACATTATCTACCACACACACAAtaatatttaccaaaatttgTTCAATCAGGTTctatcaatatattttttaaatgaaacaaattatgtacatatataggcaATTATTCTCCTTATAAATTTTTAGGTATTTGATTGTCGTCATGTGACCACCACGAAGGGCATGTTTGAGGTCTTGTGTAATCATATCAAATACGGCACGAACAAGGGTAACATTCGGTATGTCAAATTTTACGTTAAAGTTAACAGCTTAAGTATTCAATCACATGAGTGGTTGCCCTTAATtcgtatattatacatatatataaaaaatatatttttttaatgtgaaatgaagttataaattatgcaaaatgtATGCCTTTTATTGGTTTATATAGGAGCGATAATGCAATctacattatatgtatgtatttccaatCAGACAGAATCACGTgctttaaatacatacatgcaactCACTATCACATGACAgagaaacttttaaaattatgtgaattttacatacatgcgtatataAAACTAACAATTGTATTGACTAACAAAATGATAAGAAAATCAAATAGTATTCTTACAAGGGTTTGTGAAAATGTTCATTGTCAATTAGCATTAtagtaaaattgtaaatataaaacaaataaagggTGTAATACTAGCAATAGCCGAGATTTTTTATGTAGTTTGGAAATTACAAGAGcttcattgaaattcataaataattttttgttattgcttcaaattttcagaaatatacatatgtcaattGATCTTTGCTGTGTGTTCATGACGGATGATACAAGTATATCTGTGTAGTCACTGAAAAccgtaaaaaatgcaaaaaaagatgTAATATTATAGCGCGATGTGTATTAGGCTATTGTATCACGCTGTATCTATACACGCTTTTGGATTATTGATCTATAAatagaggtcaattgcaaaatttatttaaatttaattacaaatattgaccTCTGGTTACACCAGTTAATAACTCTGGTTGCCTCAGTAGAGAGAAGGCAAATGATGAGATTTCGTTATAATCAAACGCCCcatcaaatataataattagaataataatattgaagaaatttcaATGAACTTAATGCCAATCATATGAGTAGTAgcaacatacatatagtatgatTAGC belongs to Bactrocera dorsalis isolate Fly_Bdor chromosome 1, ASM2337382v1, whole genome shotgun sequence and includes:
- the LOC125778060 gene encoding tigger transposable element-derived protein 6-like; the protein is MEPLSNVQTEFLPPNTTSVLQPLDKGIIKSFKTLYRKEVVVKLLESIEEKKDYSISIYDAMNIAHKAWTNISKSTIKNCFRACSFVKDQNVVVISEDVLHIAEWARVPQNAETRVNFDDYIHVDDELVITGSLNDDEILGFENIDDENGETLEIPSVSTKVAKASIENLRLFFTTSNVEDTIFNDIVNIDNAIDKIRQNNVRQKHITDFF